One region of Pseudoalteromonas galatheae genomic DNA includes:
- a CDS encoding LysR family transcriptional regulator produces the protein MSRLNYHHLYYFWQVAKIGNLTQAAKELHVSQSALSSQIKQLEHNIGVSLFERVGRSLMLTNQGKKVLSYADDIFTTGQELEALLSKGVQSTTHVTIGVLTTLSRNFVEAFISPLMRRSDVQFKLKSGSISELLNGLTNYELDLVLTNRTINLDTSDPYWQCQLVAKQPLAIVGPPALKPSTQFPQGFEKTRWILPPANSDLRTAFNALCAQHQYFPNILAEVDDMAMMRLLARDSGAVAVLPAVVVKDEIAQGVLQQYQELPNIYEYFYAISTQKKVVPEAIKILLQEAHDKPTHF, from the coding sequence ATGAGCCGACTTAATTATCACCACCTTTACTACTTTTGGCAGGTTGCTAAGATTGGAAATTTGACTCAAGCAGCTAAAGAGTTACATGTTTCGCAGTCTGCACTCTCTTCGCAAATCAAACAGTTAGAGCATAATATCGGGGTATCGCTATTTGAACGCGTAGGCCGTAGTCTAATGCTCACCAATCAGGGTAAAAAGGTGCTGAGCTATGCCGATGATATTTTTACCACAGGTCAAGAACTCGAAGCCTTGTTAAGCAAAGGCGTGCAGTCAACCACCCATGTAACTATCGGGGTGTTGACCACTCTGTCACGTAACTTTGTAGAAGCTTTTATTAGTCCTTTGATGCGACGCAGCGATGTGCAATTTAAGTTAAAGTCAGGCAGTATTTCTGAGCTGCTCAACGGCTTAACCAATTATGAGCTGGACTTAGTACTTACCAACAGAACGATTAACCTAGATACTTCAGACCCCTACTGGCAGTGTCAACTAGTTGCAAAGCAACCGCTTGCGATTGTTGGCCCACCTGCACTTAAACCCAGCACACAGTTTCCACAAGGTTTTGAAAAAACACGCTGGATCTTGCCACCCGCCAATTCAGATTTACGCACCGCATTTAATGCACTATGCGCTCAGCATCAGTACTTTCCCAACATTTTGGCAGAGGTCGACGATATGGCGATGATGCGACTACTGGCACGAGACAGTGGCGCGGTGGCCGTTTTACCTGCCGTAGTAGTAAAAGACGAAATAGCCCAAGGGGTGCTACAGCAGTATCAGGAACTGCCTAATATTTATGAGTATTTTTATGCCATTTCAACACAGAAAAAGGTTGTTCCTGAAGCGATTAAAATTCTGCTGCAAGAAGCGCATGACAAGCCCACACATTTTTAA
- a CDS encoding NADH-quinone oxidoreductase subunit L, whose product MINILVVLLLLHFLIAASFMSKASCRNTGLFRIANGFAIGVVICIAFGWGSWATQGDIASGLFEINFLRLSVVSLIGFMSFILLRYSIHYLHGEKHRGRYFRYLLTTLLSVTIVVLSNHLILFWLAWVGISLSLHRLLLFYPNRPRATLAAHKKFILARLAESALLGAFICIYLSTGMLQINDITDYYLTHSTTLTVLDQSAAGLLAIVALIKCAQLPVHGWLMQVVESPTPVSALLHAGIINLGGFLVMVFGPLILRVEAAKWLILIVAGITTLLAALIMTTRISLKVRLAWSTCAQMGLMLMECALGLYELALLHLLAHSAYKAHAFLNSSQWIHEDLTRRLSDQLEPPLWQWLIALAVATGLTTAAAVIIEYQGPVSIWGLMVGALTVWLALRFEAQAPSSYFRIITAAVVLLTAYSAQKWLLHLVVALPNELRAQALDGADIWLLGLVVLLIVVNYLLYYRAHLVTVQKLSRVLYAGLYLDEWMTRLTILLWPVHLPSIKKQKHLAIHRYAAGHEEQK is encoded by the coding sequence ATGATTAATATCTTAGTGGTGCTGTTGCTATTACACTTTTTGATTGCTGCGTCTTTCATGAGCAAAGCGTCTTGTCGTAACACTGGGCTATTTCGTATCGCGAACGGTTTTGCTATCGGCGTGGTAATTTGTATCGCTTTTGGCTGGGGGAGTTGGGCAACGCAAGGTGATATTGCCAGTGGCTTGTTTGAAATAAACTTTTTACGGCTTAGTGTGGTGTCATTGATTGGCTTTATGAGCTTTATTTTACTGCGCTACTCCATTCATTATTTACATGGTGAAAAACACCGGGGCCGTTATTTTCGCTATCTACTCACCACCTTACTGAGTGTAACTATTGTGGTGCTCAGTAATCACCTCATTCTATTTTGGTTGGCTTGGGTCGGCATTAGTTTGAGCCTACACCGTTTACTGCTATTTTACCCTAACCGCCCGAGAGCGACATTGGCCGCCCACAAAAAGTTTATTTTGGCACGCTTGGCAGAAAGTGCATTGCTGGGGGCTTTTATTTGTATCTACCTCAGCACTGGCATGCTCCAGATTAATGACATCACTGACTATTACTTAACTCACTCAACGACACTCACTGTGTTAGATCAATCAGCAGCTGGCTTACTTGCAATTGTGGCACTGATAAAGTGCGCACAACTGCCTGTGCATGGCTGGTTGATGCAAGTAGTTGAATCACCCACACCGGTAAGTGCTCTGTTACATGCAGGGATCATTAATCTGGGTGGTTTTTTGGTGATGGTGTTTGGTCCTTTGATTTTACGCGTAGAAGCTGCGAAATGGCTGATCTTGATTGTGGCAGGAATAACGACATTATTGGCCGCACTTATCATGACAACGCGGATCAGTTTAAAAGTGCGCTTGGCTTGGTCAACCTGTGCACAAATGGGATTGATGCTAATGGAGTGTGCTTTGGGGCTATATGAATTAGCGCTACTACACTTATTGGCGCATTCAGCCTACAAAGCCCACGCATTCTTAAACTCAAGCCAGTGGATCCATGAAGATTTGACTCGTCGCTTGAGCGACCAACTTGAACCACCCTTGTGGCAATGGCTTATTGCACTTGCCGTAGCAACTGGCCTCACTACAGCGGCTGCAGTCATTATTGAATATCAAGGCCCTGTCAGTATTTGGGGATTAATGGTTGGCGCATTAACGGTGTGGTTAGCGCTGCGTTTTGAGGCGCAAGCCCCTAGTAGCTATTTTAGAATCATCACCGCAGCTGTTGTGTTGTTGACAGCCTATAGTGCGCAAAAGTGGCTATTGCACTTGGTGGTCGCGCTACCAAATGAGCTCAGGGCGCAAGCACTCGATGGTGCAGATATTTGGTTGCTCGGCCTTGTAGTGTTACTCATCGTAGTAAATTATCTGCTCTATTACCGGGCGCATTTGGTAACGGTGCAAAAACTCTCTCGGGTGTTGTATGCCGGGCTGTATTTAGACGAGTGGATGACGCGTTTAACCATATTGCTTTGGCCCGTCCATTTACCAAGTATTAAAAAGCAGAAACACCTAGCCATTCATCGCTATGCTGCAGGGCACGAGGAGCAGAAGTAA